The Sulfurihydrogenibium sp. YO3AOP1 genome has a window encoding:
- the murC gene encoding UDP-N-acetylmuramate--L-alanine ligase — translation MFRGKVRKIHFIGIGGSGMNGIAELLLNQGYTITGSDLKESPTIERLRNLGAKIFIGHSEENVKDADVVVYSSAVKPDNPEMIKAKQLGIPTIPRGEMLAELMRFKYGIAIAGSHGKTTTTSMVGTVLGKTGFDPTVVIGGKLEAYGSNAKLGRGEFLVTESDESDGSFLKLTPTIVSINNIDLEHIGFYKDLEDIKKAFVAFANKVPFYGAAAVNIDDENVKSILPYIERKVIKFGFSEDADIRAYDVRLENGRYKFKVNDFGEIHLSVPGIHNVYNALATIAICNELSVPFCVIKESLENFKNAKRRFEIKYSNDIIVIDDYAHHPTELKATLSAARDYFKDRRIIAVFQPHRYSRLNALFEEFAKAFDIPDITIVTEVYSAGESPIENVSGEKLAEKIREYGNNVYYVSNLEEAENLLKNIIQKGDVILTLGAGSITQLSDTLAKYLSEKE, via the coding sequence GTGTTTAGAGGTAAAGTTAGAAAAATCCATTTTATTGGAATTGGCGGTTCTGGAATGAACGGCATAGCTGAATTATTGCTAAACCAAGGATACACGATAACAGGTTCAGATTTAAAAGAGTCTCCAACGATTGAAAGATTGAGAAATCTTGGAGCAAAAATATTTATAGGGCATAGTGAAGAAAATGTTAAAGATGCGGATGTTGTAGTGTATTCATCAGCTGTAAAACCCGATAACCCGGAAATGATAAAGGCAAAACAGCTTGGAATTCCGACAATACCAAGAGGGGAGATGCTTGCTGAATTAATGAGATTCAAATATGGGATAGCCATTGCCGGAAGTCACGGAAAAACAACAACAACATCAATGGTAGGAACCGTACTTGGAAAAACCGGATTTGACCCAACGGTTGTAATTGGCGGTAAGTTGGAAGCATACGGCAGTAATGCAAAGCTTGGAAGAGGAGAGTTCTTAGTCACAGAATCAGATGAAAGCGATGGTTCTTTTTTAAAATTAACTCCGACCATTGTTTCTATAAACAATATAGATTTAGAACATATAGGATTTTATAAAGACTTAGAAGACATTAAAAAAGCTTTTGTTGCCTTTGCAAATAAAGTACCATTTTATGGAGCAGCAGCTGTTAACATAGATGATGAAAACGTAAAAAGCATTTTGCCTTACATTGAAAGAAAAGTTATAAAATTTGGATTTTCAGAAGATGCAGATATTAGAGCTTATGATGTGAGATTAGAAAATGGTAGATACAAATTTAAAGTCAATGATTTTGGAGAGATACACCTTTCAGTTCCAGGCATTCATAATGTTTATAATGCCCTTGCTACAATAGCAATATGTAATGAGCTTAGCGTTCCTTTTTGTGTCATAAAAGAAAGCTTAGAAAACTTTAAAAATGCAAAAAGAAGGTTTGAGATAAAATACTCCAACGATATCATTGTCATTGACGATTACGCACACCATCCAACAGAACTAAAAGCAACATTATCAGCAGCAAGAGATTATTTTAAAGACAGAAGAATAATAGCAGTATTTCAACCTCATAGATATTCAAGATTAAATGCCTTATTTGAAGAATTTGCGAAAGCGTTTGATATTCCGGATATTACTATCGTAACGGAAGTTTATTCAGCAGGCGAAAGTCCAATTGAAAATGTTTCAGGCGAAAAATTGGCAGAGAAAATCAGGGAGTATGGAAATAATGTTTATTATGTATCAAATTTGGAAGAGGCAGAAAATCTGTTAAAAAATATCATTCAAAAAGGTGATGTAATACTAACCCTCGGAGCAGGAAGCATTACTCAGCTTAGCGACACTTTAGCTAAATATTTATCAGAAAAAGAGTAA
- the upp gene encoding uracil phosphoribosyltransferase — MENIKIVDNMVLKNALTKLRDKNLKSSQVRKQIEIIAKILLIEALKNENPIYAEVETPLAKGSFEALEEDKYVIVPILRAGLPMLNGCLEVLPEAKAGFLAIKRDEETLKSTLFYERLPDLNGKTVIIVDPMVATGGSLEYAISVIKKHNPEKIISLNIVASPEGIRNISKFKDVLFYIGQIDKELNDKGYIIPGIGDAGDRAFNT, encoded by the coding sequence ATGGAAAATATAAAAATAGTTGATAATATGGTGTTAAAAAATGCTTTAACAAAATTAAGAGATAAAAATTTAAAGTCTTCTCAAGTTAGAAAACAGATAGAGATAATAGCAAAGATTTTATTAATAGAAGCTTTAAAGAATGAAAATCCGATATACGCGGAAGTAGAAACACCCCTTGCTAAAGGTTCATTTGAAGCATTGGAAGAAGATAAATACGTTATTGTACCGATCTTAAGAGCCGGTTTGCCGATGTTGAATGGATGCTTAGAAGTTTTACCTGAGGCAAAAGCCGGATTTTTAGCAATAAAAAGAGATGAAGAAACATTAAAAAGTACATTATTTTATGAAAGACTTCCTGATTTAAACGGTAAAACTGTGATAATAGTCGACCCAATGGTTGCAACAGGTGGTTCTTTAGAGTATGCAATAAGTGTGATTAAAAAACATAATCCGGAGAAAATTATTTCATTAAATATAGTTGCATCTCCGGAAGGAATCAGAAATATAAGTAAATTTAAAGATGTTTTATTTTACATAGGTCAGATTGATAAAGAATTAAACGACAAAGGTTATATAATCCCAGGTATTGGCGATGCTGGAGATAGGGCTTTTAATACATAA
- a CDS encoding UDP-N-acetylmuramoyl-L-alanyl-D-glutamate--2,6-diaminopimelate ligase, which translates to MKLLKEILTDEKIIYGNQETVIEGITNNSKKVEKNYAFFAIKGTSVDGHNFIDEAIKNGASVIFIEDEKYVESLKGKNITVVLTDNGRKSLALASNRFYDNPSEKLKVIAITGTNGKTTTSNLLAQYYEMAGYKVGVIGTINYRVGDEILSSGHTTPDPVEWFKTLKVMKDKGADVVVAEVSSHAADQYRVYSTKFHGGIFTNLTQDHLDYHQTMENYFLAKRRIFEQIDEFNKEAIYSINVDDEYGRRILDYLKNHLKVNDDKIITYGKTSEDFKILDYRLSLFETEFSYKYKDTLSKIKTKLRGVFNIYNLSAAVSFLIKDGFDLKFLEEKALHLKPIKGRFEVIEGQGFIVVIDYAHTPDALENILKSLNEIKENRIIAVFGAGGNRDKTKRPLMGETAEKLSDIVILTSDNPRNEDPLSIIEDILDGIKDKDKVITIVDRKQAIEKAISLAKEKDIILIAGKGHENYQIIGDKILHFDDAEVVKEIIDGGKGV; encoded by the coding sequence ATGAAATTACTAAAAGAGATATTAACAGATGAAAAAATAATTTATGGAAATCAAGAGACAGTTATAGAAGGAATTACAAATAACAGCAAAAAAGTCGAGAAGAATTACGCATTTTTTGCCATTAAAGGCACATCGGTAGATGGTCATAACTTTATTGACGAAGCTATAAAAAATGGTGCATCTGTAATTTTTATAGAAGATGAAAAGTATGTTGAAAGTTTAAAAGGAAAAAATATAACTGTTGTTTTGACAGATAACGGCAGAAAGTCTTTAGCTTTGGCTTCAAACAGGTTTTATGATAATCCATCTGAAAAGTTAAAAGTGATAGCAATTACTGGAACAAATGGAAAGACTACAACATCAAACTTACTTGCCCAGTATTATGAAATGGCCGGGTATAAAGTTGGTGTAATCGGGACAATCAATTACAGAGTTGGAGATGAGATATTATCTTCAGGACATACAACGCCAGACCCAGTAGAATGGTTTAAAACACTTAAAGTAATGAAAGATAAAGGGGCGGATGTAGTAGTTGCAGAAGTTTCTTCCCATGCAGCAGACCAGTATAGAGTTTATTCAACAAAGTTTCATGGTGGAATTTTTACGAATCTAACACAAGACCATCTTGATTATCACCAAACAATGGAAAATTACTTCTTAGCAAAAAGAAGAATTTTTGAGCAGATTGATGAATTCAATAAAGAAGCAATTTACAGCATAAATGTAGATGATGAGTATGGAAGAAGAATCTTAGATTATCTAAAAAACCATTTAAAAGTCAATGATGACAAAATCATTACATACGGAAAAACATCAGAAGATTTTAAGATTCTTGATTATAGACTTTCACTTTTTGAGACTGAATTTAGCTATAAATATAAAGATACATTAAGCAAAATCAAAACAAAATTGAGAGGGGTTTTTAATATTTATAATCTATCTGCTGCCGTTTCTTTTCTTATAAAAGATGGTTTTGATTTGAAATTCTTAGAAGAAAAAGCATTACATCTAAAGCCGATTAAAGGAAGGTTTGAAGTAATAGAAGGGCAAGGTTTTATAGTTGTTATAGATTATGCCCATACACCGGATGCACTTGAAAACATTTTAAAATCGTTAAATGAAATCAAAGAAAATAGAATCATAGCAGTGTTTGGAGCAGGTGGCAACAGAGACAAGACAAAAAGACCATTGATGGGAGAGACGGCAGAAAAACTATCTGATATTGTAATTCTAACATCTGATAATCCAAGAAATGAAGACCCATTAAGTATAATAGAAGATATCTTAGATGGAATAAAAGATAAAGACAAAGTAATAACTATTGTAGATAGAAAACAGGCAATAGAAAAAGCTATCAGTTTAGCAAAAGAAAAAGATATAATTTTAATAGCAGGGAAAGGACATGAAAATTATCAGATAATTGGCGATAAAATATTGCATTTTGACGATGCAGAAGTAGTAAAAGAAATTATAGACGGAGGAAAAGGTGTTTAG
- a CDS encoding histone deacetylase, producing MKKVGYFYDDIYLEHDTGIGHPESPERLIYINKYLEPIKDKLIHLKPRRASAKEITLIHDIYYPQEIMDFCAAGGGYLDPDTHVGEYSYEAAVMAVGAGLEAIDNIVNGKIERAFCAVRPPGHHAEKDKAMGFCIFNNIAITARYVQQKGFNKVFIIDFDAHHGNGTQKAFYDDDTVFYFSTHEYPFYPGTGSKNEKGVGKGYGYTYNVPLPAGTGDEVYTEIYSQTLPELVKSFNPDIILVSAGYDLHQDDPLTYLEVSTEGIGTIVENILKSADVPYVFMLEGGYNLNALGESVRLTIEKMLYI from the coding sequence GTGAAGAAAGTTGGTTATTTTTATGATGATATATATTTAGAACATGATACAGGAATAGGTCATCCAGAATCTCCGGAAAGACTTATTTACATAAATAAATATTTAGAACCTATAAAGGATAAATTAATCCATCTAAAGCCAAGAAGAGCATCTGCTAAGGAAATAACGTTGATACATGATATTTACTATCCACAAGAAATAATGGATTTTTGTGCTGCCGGTGGTGGATATTTAGACCCGGATACACACGTTGGAGAGTATTCGTATGAAGCTGCTGTGATGGCAGTAGGTGCGGGTCTTGAAGCAATCGATAATATCGTTAATGGAAAGATAGAAAGGGCATTTTGTGCTGTAAGACCACCGGGTCATCATGCAGAAAAAGATAAAGCAATGGGATTTTGTATCTTTAATAATATTGCTATAACAGCAAGATATGTACAGCAAAAAGGCTTTAATAAAGTTTTTATAATAGATTTTGATGCCCACCATGGAAACGGTACACAAAAAGCTTTCTACGATGATGACACTGTGTTTTACTTTTCAACCCATGAATATCCCTTTTATCCGGGAACCGGTTCAAAAAATGAAAAAGGAGTTGGAAAAGGCTACGGATATACTTATAATGTTCCACTGCCCGCCGGTACAGGTGATGAAGTCTATACAGAAATTTACAGTCAAACCCTGCCAGAGCTTGTAAAGTCTTTTAATCCAGACATAATTCTTGTTTCTGCCGGTTATGACTTACATCAAGATGACCCATTAACTTACTTAGAAGTATCAACAGAAGGAATTGGAACGATAGTAGAAAATATTTTAAAGTCAGCAGATGTTCCTTATGTCTTCATGCTTGAAGGTGGGTATAATCTAAATGCTTTAGGTGAAAGTGTAAGATTAACAATTGAAAAAATGCTTTACATCTAA